One window of the Carnobacterium maltaromaticum DSM 20342 genome contains the following:
- a CDS encoding restriction endonuclease — protein sequence MEIIEPFKMLIETLLENKLVWVLIAILLISYVLKIVRFFIERNKNYELKEIDLMSGQDFEYCFANILRKSDYKKVKVTQYQGDQGIDILASKDSRNIGYQCKRYKKNVGNKAVQEAHAGKSYYGLDEVYVVTNSYFTKPAIELANKTGVILLNRDDLYKMMKELKLDKS from the coding sequence ATGGAAATTATTGAACCATTTAAAATGCTTATAGAGACATTACTTGAAAATAAACTAGTATGGGTATTAATAGCCATTTTACTCATTTCATATGTACTTAAAATAGTTCGTTTTTTTATAGAAAGAAATAAAAATTATGAGCTGAAAGAAATTGATTTAATGAGTGGTCAAGACTTTGAATATTGCTTTGCAAATATACTTAGAAAATCTGATTATAAAAAAGTTAAAGTTACACAGTACCAAGGCGATCAAGGAATAGATATTTTAGCTAGTAAAGATAGCAGAAATATCGGTTATCAGTGTAAACGTTATAAGAAAAATGTTGGAAATAAAGCTGTGCAGGAAGCCCATGCTGGAAAAAGCTATTATGGATTGGATGAAGTATACGTTGTTACAAATAGTTATTTTACAAAACCTGCAATAGAATTAGCTAATAAAACTGGGGTCATACTTTTAAACCGAGATGATTTGTATAAAATGATGAAA
- a CDS encoding nucleobase:cation symporter-2 family protein, with translation MLSNGKSAALGLQHVLAMYAGAVIVPLLIGGALNFTPEEMTYLVSIDIFMCGVATLLQLTVNKFFGIGLPVVLGCAIQAVSPLILIGSNQGIGAMYGSIIVAGIFIILISGVFSKIKRFFPPVVTGTVITVIGLTLIPVALEKMGGGSKIMTDFGSTKFLVLAFVTIATILIVQIYGIGFMRSIAVLIGLLVGTGLAAFLGMVNLAPVAEATWFHMPQPFYFGRPTFEWSSILTMILISLVSMVESTGVYFALGEITDKKIQEDDLKRGYRAEGLAVLLGGIFNTFPYTGFSQNVGLVQLSGIKNRKPIYFSAGFLILLGLLPKIGAVATIIPDPVLGGAMLVMFGMVATQGIRMLAHVDFTNESNLLVVAMSVGLGLGVTVVPELFAGLPETVQLFTSNGIVVASLTSIILNVLFNKKERGKVDLETSTVGSEFAETGNSH, from the coding sequence ATGTTATCAAATGGAAAATCAGCTGCTTTAGGCTTGCAACATGTTTTAGCTATGTATGCAGGTGCCGTTATTGTTCCACTTTTAATTGGTGGAGCATTAAATTTCACTCCGGAAGAAATGACTTATTTAGTATCAATTGATATTTTTATGTGTGGAGTAGCCACATTATTACAATTAACCGTCAATAAATTTTTTGGAATTGGCTTACCAGTCGTACTAGGTTGTGCTATTCAAGCGGTATCCCCTCTAATTTTGATTGGATCTAATCAAGGTATTGGTGCTATGTATGGCTCAATTATTGTTGCAGGAATTTTTATTATTTTAATTTCAGGGGTCTTTTCTAAGATTAAACGTTTTTTTCCACCAGTCGTGACAGGAACGGTTATTACCGTTATCGGTTTAACGCTAATTCCAGTTGCTTTAGAAAAAATGGGTGGCGGCAGTAAAATAATGACAGATTTTGGCTCCACTAAGTTTTTAGTGTTGGCTTTCGTTACAATCGCAACGATTCTAATCGTTCAGATTTATGGTATTGGATTTATGCGCTCGATTGCTGTTTTGATTGGTTTATTAGTTGGAACAGGTTTAGCGGCATTTTTAGGCATGGTAAATTTAGCTCCAGTTGCAGAAGCAACATGGTTCCATATGCCTCAACCTTTTTACTTTGGTCGACCAACCTTTGAATGGTCATCTATTTTAACCATGATTTTAATTTCATTAGTGAGCATGGTAGAATCAACAGGTGTTTACTTTGCTTTAGGTGAAATTACAGATAAAAAAATTCAAGAAGACGATTTGAAACGTGGGTATCGAGCAGAAGGTTTAGCGGTATTGCTTGGTGGGATTTTCAATACATTTCCCTATACTGGATTTTCGCAAAATGTAGGACTTGTCCAGTTATCTGGAATTAAAAATCGTAAGCCTATTTATTTTTCGGCTGGTTTTTTAATTCTTTTAGGATTACTACCTAAAATTGGTGCAGTTGCAACGATTATTCCAGACCCTGTTTTAGGTGGTGCTATGCTAGTGATGTTTGGCATGGTTGCAACACAAGGCATAAGAATGCTGGCTCATGTCGATTTTACAAATGAAAGTAACCTTTTAGTAGTTGCTATGTCCGTTGGTTTAGGATTAGGTGTAACGGTCGTTCCAGAGCTATTTGCGGGCCTACCAGAAACAGTTCAATTGTTTACAAGTAATGGGATTGTTGTAGCAAGCTTGACCTCAATCATTTTAAATGTTTTATTCAATAAAAAAGAGCGTGGTAAGGTGGATTTAGAAACAAGTACAGTTGGCAGTGAGTTTGCTGAAACTGGGAATAGTCATTAA
- a CDS encoding xanthine phosphoribosyltransferase produces MKLLEERILKDGVVLGDNVLKVDNFLNHQIDPVLMQAIGNEFAELFKGRGINKIITIESSGIAPAVFAGLAMGVPVIFARKHKSLTLVDNMYSASVYSFTKNVTNEIAVSKSFLDSSDNVLLIDDFLANGQAAIGLLEICEKAGAKVSGMGIVIEKSFQKGRQIVEESGIEIASLARIAAFEDGIVKFVPQEDK; encoded by the coding sequence ATGAAACTATTGGAAGAGCGCATTTTGAAAGATGGAGTGGTACTAGGGGATAATGTTTTAAAGGTGGATAATTTTTTAAATCATCAAATTGATCCAGTTTTAATGCAAGCAATTGGAAATGAATTTGCAGAGCTTTTTAAAGGACGTGGCATTAATAAGATTATCACGATTGAATCGTCAGGGATTGCGCCAGCAGTGTTCGCAGGGTTAGCTATGGGTGTTCCAGTTATTTTTGCCAGAAAACATAAAAGCTTAACTTTAGTTGATAATATGTATAGTGCAAGTGTCTATTCCTTTACTAAAAATGTAACCAATGAAATTGCTGTTTCTAAAAGTTTTTTAGATTCTTCTGATAATGTGTTACTAATTGATGATTTTTTAGCAAATGGTCAAGCAGCCATCGGGTTATTGGAAATTTGTGAAAAAGCAGGGGCAAAAGTAAGCGGTATGGGGATTGTTATCGAGAAATCATTTCAAAAAGGCCGCCAAATTGTTGAAGAGAGCGGAATTGAAATTGCTTCATTAGCTAGAATAGCTGCTTTTGAAGACGGTATTGTGAAGTTTGTTCCTCAGGAGGATAAATAA
- a CDS encoding GntR family transcriptional regulator, translating into MAKYSQIADEIRKRILAGRYAVDHALPDQGKLAAEFETSRITIKKAIELLVVEGLVYSRQGSGTYVRKNALEMSKLDSKMDEYVGVTHQLADRSTITSQILHFDVRFPTDIEAEKLMLTKTQPVYAIDRLRLLSGEPFLIEHTIMPVEVIPNITKEILLNSIYHYIKGELGLKFGGANQHIRADKPNELDQKYLKCAQDDPVLEIDQVVYLTDGVPFEYSQTRHRYDQGDILVVTINSV; encoded by the coding sequence ATGGCAAAATACAGTCAAATAGCAGACGAAATTAGAAAGAGAATTTTGGCAGGGCGTTATGCAGTGGATCATGCTTTACCTGATCAAGGAAAACTAGCAGCTGAATTTGAGACAAGCCGGATAACTATAAAAAAAGCAATTGAACTTTTAGTTGTTGAGGGACTAGTATACAGCCGTCAAGGTTCAGGGACCTATGTTCGAAAGAATGCTTTGGAGATGTCAAAATTAGATAGTAAAATGGACGAATATGTTGGTGTGACACATCAACTAGCGGATCGAAGTACAATTACAAGCCAAATTCTACATTTTGATGTTCGCTTTCCAACTGATATAGAAGCTGAAAAATTAATGCTGACTAAAACACAACCAGTGTACGCTATTGATCGTTTACGTTTACTTTCTGGTGAGCCTTTTTTAATTGAACATACAATTATGCCTGTCGAGGTGATTCCAAATATAACGAAAGAGATTTTATTGAATTCAATTTATCATTATATAAAAGGTGAATTAGGGTTGAAATTTGGTGGAGCAAACCAACATATTCGAGCAGATAAACCGAATGAATTGGATCAGAAATACTTGAAATGTGCTCAAGATGATCCGGTTTTAGAAATCGATCAAGTTGTTTATTTAACCGATGGCGTTCCTTTTGAATATTCACAGACAAGGCATCGATATGATCAAGGGGATATTTTAGTTGTAACGATTAATAGCGTTTAA
- a CDS encoding DNA alkylation repair protein encodes MMPLVLPENKDNRQAMEAYMKNRFIFKGIKAPERRLLEKELLKESQKWPMERVLKEIESYYQEEAREYQYIAADLLLKNYKRMSYPELKSLFPLINQKAWWDTVDVLRSSFSKWCLLNPAYFHEIFTYFTRSESFWDRRVALNLQLGFKEQTDQAYLKQSILQDLATDEFFIQKAIGWALRDYSKTNPEWVTKFITENPGLSTLAVREGSKYI; translated from the coding sequence ATGATGCCTCTTGTCTTACCAGAAAATAAAGATAACCGCCAAGCGATGGAAGCATATATGAAAAATAGATTTATATTTAAGGGGATTAAAGCACCAGAACGCCGTTTATTAGAGAAAGAGTTGCTTAAAGAAAGCCAAAAATGGCCGATGGAAAGAGTCTTAAAAGAAATTGAAAGTTACTATCAAGAAGAAGCACGAGAATATCAATATATCGCGGCTGACCTCTTATTAAAAAATTATAAGCGCATGTCTTATCCTGAATTAAAATCGCTCTTTCCTTTGATTAATCAAAAAGCTTGGTGGGATACGGTTGATGTTCTAAGAAGTTCATTTTCTAAATGGTGCCTGTTAAATCCAGCTTATTTTCATGAAATCTTTACCTATTTTACTAGGAGTGAAAGCTTTTGGGATCGCCGAGTAGCATTAAATTTACAATTAGGTTTTAAAGAGCAAACCGATCAAGCCTATTTAAAACAAAGTATTTTACAAGATTTAGCAACTGATGAATTTTTTATTCAAAAGGCAATTGGCTGGGCTTTACGGGATTATAGTAAAACAAATCCTGAATGGGTCACAAAATTTATTACTGAAAATCCAGGCTTAAGCACTTTAGCAGTCCGTGAAGGCTCCAAATATATATAA